In Oxyura jamaicensis isolate SHBP4307 breed ruddy duck chromosome 20, BPBGC_Ojam_1.0, whole genome shotgun sequence, the following are encoded in one genomic region:
- the ASXL1 gene encoding polycomb group protein ASXL1 isoform X1 translates to MKVLENYSDAPMTPKQILQVIEAEGLKEMSGTSPLACLNAMLHSNSRGGDGLFYKLPGRISLFTLKKDALQWSRNLSVPEGDELEDTADAESCESNEASTVSGDNDGKCLTTSVLSYKHLLPCLTECPSISVSLDETSSNASCSTESQSKASSTTRESNRTASQTTKQKKKTGVMLPRVVLTPLKVNGAHMESASGFTGRHADGESSSTSSSSSSSLALCNATLRSRTEINRDPPQLLRGIRKPTAGQMKRNRGEDIDFETPGSILVNTNLRALINSRTFNALPSHFQQQLLYLLPEVDRQVGADGLMRLSGSALNNEFFTHAAQSWRERLADGEFTHEMQVRIRQEMEKEKRVEQWKEKFFEDYYGQRLGLTQEESQEQNLVQEDAENRTGLSVKGEARLPRGPTTRQRDGHFKKRSRADLRCRARRSLYKLRESEQKEASKETASVGPDSSLRKETKPEMDLKKDDPTSASTAVLNPESSELHLSPETSKSRSKSEDPSLAAASRIPSLPQENSARESKDQKRKCFEEAASASFPEKKPRLEDRQSFRNTIESVHPEKPQPTKEEPKVPPIRIQLSRIKPPWVVKGQPAYQICPRIIPNTEPSSRGRSGARTLADIKARALQARAQREAATAAIGGGGGPGGGRSTDEGGGGGESNSHTEHRRSKRTHGKRSSDLQRTQLLSALRLNGEKADSETAAQAASADSFASSTQDSFSSKSERSGIPERTAGTSSGEAQPVAGSPRRQFCDAVTGSSSDSAALERREESSEQLLCDARTETPACVASEERQSTKLKCLVPPVNGLSCSQVQGAAISPTGDGILSELKDGSSPPVQLDYHPDVKENSSSCPTLPPELSSGGKECHQPECHEPEVISRFRCNGSETFVEQCTRNDSDNSRTATTGVEKVMPARYQFTHLQAEKEREGQTSNEEQNTESLVKSSLCEDFISQNRIDNSKKLVQLREKCPRTESEDVCQPLRETQELKLNGDDEIQSTHSETTDTASDFEADIADENIEMDVCFRSVSCREVARKDSCQSNIERRDRVRSKLPVETDSLAYAVDFPSVAVMSTAPPPQRWGPHAPLPPKSERLPGSARPISSETNSPLVMQLLKGNHPLEEVIPGSQASVKLEVTQPPADKQSESLSVQVERGSSCYFGKESSPDVQGKISALSRSDDFHSVRSSVDPQEKKRGPGAALPRAEDTENQSIPEKHSKIDSALSCQDQLANVASASQKHEEMSPQERTFSSCSFEEQKEVSKIHRVQQRNPLTNVVTNRSPEKLNPSPEPPFLSPNVNSLGPNQTGSTPANKNYIGVQGKKLFGSGFPCNASVRLHHSRASDQVSDMGTVAPSKQMPLTKSCASGEGMPGVREDWTSKQHMNTMGEIRNENVLACDSPTKNSGEKPKDAAQSPVELTEHLQSVPLVMDLPFLKFSREPGKRHNHPLEPSSIPSQFNIKQAFYGKLSKLQLNSTSFNYSSNTPAFPRSLAGSMMQLTHKANFAANHNTSLSVQMFADSSSVEEISFKCSCSLKAMIMCKGCGAFCHDDCIGPSKLCVLCLVVR, encoded by the exons ATGAAG GTGCTGGAAAACTACTCGGATGCTCCCATGACCCCAAAACAGATTCTGCAGGTCATAGAGGCTGAAGGACTAAAGGAAATGAG TGGCACTTCTCCCCTGGCCTGCCTCAATGCCATGCTCCATTCCAATTCAAGGGGCGGTGACGGACTCTTTTACAAACTGCCCGGACGGATCAGCCTGTTCACACTCAAG AAGGATGCTCTTCAGTGGTCTCGGAATCTGTCTGTGCCAGAAGGGGATGAACTGGAGGATACAGCAGATGCAGAAAGTTGTGAGTCCAATGAAGCAAGCACTGTGAGTGGCGATAACGATGGTAAGTGTCTGACAACGTCAGTCTTAAGTTATAAGCATCTACTGCCGTGTCTGACCGAGTGCCCGTCTATTTCAGTGTCTCTGGATGAAACCTCCTCTAATGCCTCCTGTTCCACTGAATCTCAGAGCAAGGCATCCTCCACTACCAGGGAGAGCAACAGAACAGCCTCACAG acaaccaaacaaaagaaaaagaccgGTGTAATGCTGCCACGTGTTGTTTTAACACCACTGAAAGTAAACGGGGCGCACATGGAGTCTGCATCTG gcTTCACAGGAAGGCATGCTGATGGGGAGAGCAGTAGCACAtccagcagtagcagcagctcTTTGGCCCTGTGCAATGCCACCTTGCGCAgtagaacagaaataaacaggGATCCACCACAGCTACTGAGAGGTATCCGAAAGCCCACGGCTG GGCAAATGAAACGAAACAGGGGTGAGGATATTGACTTTGAAACACCTGGTTCCATTCTTGTCAATACAAACCTGCGAGCTCTGATAAACTCCAGAACATTTAACGCGCTCCCATCgcacttccagcagcagcttctgtaCCTCCTTCCAGAAGTTGACAGACAG GTTGGGGCTGATGGGCTGATGCGTCTCAGTGGCAGTGCTCTGAATAACGAATTTTTCACCCACGCTGCTCAGAGCTGGAGAGAACGACTAGCTGATG GTGAATTCACGCATGAAATGCAAGTTCGAATTCGGCAGgagatggaaaaggagaagagagtgGAACAATGGAAGGAGAAGTTCTTTGAGGACTACTATGGGCAGAG GTTGGGCTTGACCCAAGAAGAATCCCAGGAGCAGAATTTGGTGCAAGAAGATGCTGAGAACAGGACAGGACTGTCTGTTAAAGGAGAAGCAAGATTGCCACGTGGTCCTACTACACGGCAGAGAGATGGGCACTTCAAGAAACGCTCCCGGGCCGACCTGCGGTGCAGAGCTAGGAGGAGCCTGTACAAATTACGTGAATCTGAGCAAAAGGAGGCTTCCAAAGAGACTGCCTCTGTGGGACCAGATTCCTCTCTTCGTAAAGAGACCAAACCTGAGATGGACCTGAAGAAAGATGATCCGACAAGCGCTTCTACTGCAGTCCTGAATCCAGAGAGTTCAGAATTGCATCTCTCTCCAGAGACTTCCAAGTCGCGCAGTAAATCGGAAGATCCGTCAttggcagcagcaagcagaatTCCTAGTTTGCCCCAGGAGAACTCAGCTCGGGAGTCAAAGGACCAGAAGAGGAAATGCTTTGAGGAGGCTGCCTCTGCATCCTTCCCCGAAAAGAAGCCCCGGCTTGAAGATCGTCAGTCCTTTCGTAACACAATTGAAAGTGTTCACCCAGAAAAGCCACAGCCTACTAAAGAGGAGCCAAAAGTCCCACCCATCCGG attCAACTTTCACGTATTAAACCACCCTGGGTGGTTAAAGGTCAGCCAGCTTACCAAATATGCCCCAGGATCATCCCCAACACGGAGCCCTCCAGCCGGGGCAGGAGCGGGGCCCGAACACTCGCAGACATTAAAGCCCGTGCTCTGCAGGCCCGAGCCCAGCGAGAAGCTGCTACAGCTGCCATCGGAGGCGGGGGCGGCCCAGGCGGAGGGAGAAGCACAGACGAAGGAGGTGGCGGAGGAGAATCCAACAGCCACACAGAGCACAGGAGATCAAAGAGAACTCATGGAAAGCGTTCGTCAGATCTACAACGAACACAATTACTGTCGGCTCTCCGTCTAAATGGAGAAAAGGCTGACTCTGAGACGGCTGCTCAGGCAGCTAGCGCGGATTCCTTTGCCTCTTCAACACAAGACTCCTTTTCCTCAAAGAGTGAGAGAAGTGGCATTCCAGAACGCACGGCAGGCACTAGCTCAGGGGAAGCTCAGCCCGTGGCTGGCTCGCCTAGAAGGCagttctgtgatgctgtgactGGGTCGTCATCTGACAGCGCAGCTTTGGAGAGGCGGGAGGAGAGCTCTGAACAGCTCCTCTGTGATGCAAGGACTGAAACCCCAGCTTGTGTTGCATCAGAGGAGAGGCAAAGTACAAAGCTGAAATGCCTGGTTCCTCCAGTAAACGGTCTGTCTTGTTCTCAGGTACAGGGAGCTGCGATCAGTCCTACAGGAGATGGGATTCTGTCAGAACTCAAGGATGGTAGCTCTCCCCCAGTACAGTTGGATTATCATCCTGATGTAAAGGAAAATTCCTCCAGTTGTCCTACTCTTCCGCCAGAATTGTCATCAGGTGGTAAAGAATGCCATCAGCCAGAATGCCATGAGCCAGAAGTGATATCTAGATTTAGATGTAATGGCTCTGAAACGTTTGTGGAACAGTGTACGAGAAATGATAGTGATAACTCCAGAACAGCGACTACTGGAGTGGAGAAAGTAATGCCCGCACGGTATCAGTTCACACATCTGcaggcagagaaagagagagaaggccAAACAAGTAATGAAGAACAGAATACAGAGTCTCTGGTGAAATCCTCTTTATGTGAGGACTTCATTTCTCAGAATAGGATAGATAACTCCAAAAAACTTGTGCAGCTGAGAGAGAAGTGCCCCAGAACAGAATCAGAAGATGTGTGTCAGCCACTGAGAGAGACTCAAGAGCTCAAGCTGAACGGAGACGATGAAATACAGAGTACACACAGCGAGACAACAGATACTGCTTCGGATTTTGAAGCTGACATAGCTGATGAGAACATAGAGATGGACGTATGTTTCAGAAGTGTCAGCTGCAGGGAGGTAGCCAGGAAAGACTCCTGTCAGAGTAACATTGAGAGACGTGATAGAGTTAGATCGAAGTTACCTGTGGAAACAGACAGTCTGGCCTATGCTGTGGACTTCCCTTCGGTGGCAGTGATGAGCACTGCACCTCCACCTCAGAGATGGGGGCCGCATGCACCACTGCCCCCAAAATCCGAGCGGCTGCCAGGTTCTGCTCGGCCCATATCCTCTGAAACCAACAGCCCTTTGGTGATGCAGCTGCTCAAGGGGAACCATCCACTGGAAGAAGTCATCCCAGGATCTCAAGCCAGTGTCAAGCTGGAAGTTACACAACCACCTGCAGACAAGCAGTCAGAAAGCCTCTCCGTGCAAGTGGAGAGAGGTAGCAGTTGCTATTTTGGCAAAGAATCTTCTCCAGATGTACAAGGAAAGATAAGCGCCCTAAGCAGGAGTGATGACTTCCACTCAGTGAGATCTTCTGTAGATCCCCAGGAAAAGAAGCGGGGACCAGGGGCAGCATTGCCTAGAGCAGAGGACACGGAGAATCAGTCTATTCCAGAAAAACATTCCAAAATTGACTCAGCTTTAAGCTGCCAAGACCAACTAGCAAATGTGGCAAGTGCCTCTCAGAAGCATGAAGAGATGAGCCCGcaggaaagaacattttcctcCTGTAGCTTTGAAGAGCAAAAGGAAGTGTCCAAGATCCATCGGGTGCAGCAGCGCAACCCTCTAACAAATGTTGTCACAAATAGAAGTCCTGAGAAGTTGAACCCATCTCCAGAGCCTCCGTTCTTATCTCCAAATGTGAATTCTCTTGGTCCAAATCAAACAGGGAGTACACCGGccaataaaaattacattggAGTTCAAGGCAAAAAGCTCTTTGGTTCTGGTTTTCCTTGCAACGCCAGCGTTAGACTACATCACTCGAGGGCTTCAGATCAAGTTTCAGACATGGGGACCGTGGCCCCCAGCAAACAGATGCCTCTGACCAAGAGCTGTGCATCTGGAGAAGGAATGCCAGGTGTAAGGGAAGATTGGACTTCAAAGCAGCACATGAACACCATGggagaaataagaaatgagaACGTGTTGGCATGCGACAGCCCAACCAAGAACAGTGGAGAGAAGCCGAAGGACGCAGCACAAAGCCCTGTGGAGCTAACTGAGCATTTGCAAAGTGTTCCGCTGGTTATGGACCTGCCATTTCTTAAGTTTTCAAGGGAACCAGGGAAAAGACACAATCACCCTTTGGAGCCTTCTTCCATACCTTCTCAGTTCAATATCAAACAAGCATTTTATGGGAAGCTTTCTAAGCTGCAGCTTAATTCCACCAGCTTTAATTATTCATCTAACACTCCAGCTTTTCCCAGAAGTCTTGCTGGAAGCATGATGCAGCTAACCCACAAAGCGAACTTTGCTGCAAACCATAATACATCCCTTTCTGTGCAGATGTTTGCTGATAGCAGCAGTGTTGAAGAAATATCGTTCAAGTGTTCGTGCAGCCTTAAAGCCATGATCATGTGTAAAGGCTGTGGGGCATTTTGTCATGACGACTGTATAGGACCCTCTAAGCTTTGTGTATTGTGCCTTGTGGTGAGATAA
- the ASXL1 gene encoding polycomb group protein ASXL1 isoform X2 encodes MKVLENYSDAPMTPKQILQVIEAEGLKEMSGTSPLACLNAMLHSNSRGGDGLFYKLPGRISLFTLKKDALQWSRNLSVPEGDELEDTADAESCESNEASTVSGDNDVSLDETSSNASCSTESQSKASSTTRESNRTASQTTKQKKKTGVMLPRVVLTPLKVNGAHMESASGFTGRHADGESSSTSSSSSSSLALCNATLRSRTEINRDPPQLLRGIRKPTAGQMKRNRGEDIDFETPGSILVNTNLRALINSRTFNALPSHFQQQLLYLLPEVDRQVGADGLMRLSGSALNNEFFTHAAQSWRERLADGEFTHEMQVRIRQEMEKEKRVEQWKEKFFEDYYGQRLGLTQEESQEQNLVQEDAENRTGLSVKGEARLPRGPTTRQRDGHFKKRSRADLRCRARRSLYKLRESEQKEASKETASVGPDSSLRKETKPEMDLKKDDPTSASTAVLNPESSELHLSPETSKSRSKSEDPSLAAASRIPSLPQENSARESKDQKRKCFEEAASASFPEKKPRLEDRQSFRNTIESVHPEKPQPTKEEPKVPPIRIQLSRIKPPWVVKGQPAYQICPRIIPNTEPSSRGRSGARTLADIKARALQARAQREAATAAIGGGGGPGGGRSTDEGGGGGESNSHTEHRRSKRTHGKRSSDLQRTQLLSALRLNGEKADSETAAQAASADSFASSTQDSFSSKSERSGIPERTAGTSSGEAQPVAGSPRRQFCDAVTGSSSDSAALERREESSEQLLCDARTETPACVASEERQSTKLKCLVPPVNGLSCSQVQGAAISPTGDGILSELKDGSSPPVQLDYHPDVKENSSSCPTLPPELSSGGKECHQPECHEPEVISRFRCNGSETFVEQCTRNDSDNSRTATTGVEKVMPARYQFTHLQAEKEREGQTSNEEQNTESLVKSSLCEDFISQNRIDNSKKLVQLREKCPRTESEDVCQPLRETQELKLNGDDEIQSTHSETTDTASDFEADIADENIEMDVCFRSVSCREVARKDSCQSNIERRDRVRSKLPVETDSLAYAVDFPSVAVMSTAPPPQRWGPHAPLPPKSERLPGSARPISSETNSPLVMQLLKGNHPLEEVIPGSQASVKLEVTQPPADKQSESLSVQVERGSSCYFGKESSPDVQGKISALSRSDDFHSVRSSVDPQEKKRGPGAALPRAEDTENQSIPEKHSKIDSALSCQDQLANVASASQKHEEMSPQERTFSSCSFEEQKEVSKIHRVQQRNPLTNVVTNRSPEKLNPSPEPPFLSPNVNSLGPNQTGSTPANKNYIGVQGKKLFGSGFPCNASVRLHHSRASDQVSDMGTVAPSKQMPLTKSCASGEGMPGVREDWTSKQHMNTMGEIRNENVLACDSPTKNSGEKPKDAAQSPVELTEHLQSVPLVMDLPFLKFSREPGKRHNHPLEPSSIPSQFNIKQAFYGKLSKLQLNSTSFNYSSNTPAFPRSLAGSMMQLTHKANFAANHNTSLSVQMFADSSSVEEISFKCSCSLKAMIMCKGCGAFCHDDCIGPSKLCVLCLVVR; translated from the exons ATGAAG GTGCTGGAAAACTACTCGGATGCTCCCATGACCCCAAAACAGATTCTGCAGGTCATAGAGGCTGAAGGACTAAAGGAAATGAG TGGCACTTCTCCCCTGGCCTGCCTCAATGCCATGCTCCATTCCAATTCAAGGGGCGGTGACGGACTCTTTTACAAACTGCCCGGACGGATCAGCCTGTTCACACTCAAG AAGGATGCTCTTCAGTGGTCTCGGAATCTGTCTGTGCCAGAAGGGGATGAACTGGAGGATACAGCAGATGCAGAAAGTTGTGAGTCCAATGAAGCAAGCACTGTGAGTGGCGATAACGATG TGTCTCTGGATGAAACCTCCTCTAATGCCTCCTGTTCCACTGAATCTCAGAGCAAGGCATCCTCCACTACCAGGGAGAGCAACAGAACAGCCTCACAG acaaccaaacaaaagaaaaagaccgGTGTAATGCTGCCACGTGTTGTTTTAACACCACTGAAAGTAAACGGGGCGCACATGGAGTCTGCATCTG gcTTCACAGGAAGGCATGCTGATGGGGAGAGCAGTAGCACAtccagcagtagcagcagctcTTTGGCCCTGTGCAATGCCACCTTGCGCAgtagaacagaaataaacaggGATCCACCACAGCTACTGAGAGGTATCCGAAAGCCCACGGCTG GGCAAATGAAACGAAACAGGGGTGAGGATATTGACTTTGAAACACCTGGTTCCATTCTTGTCAATACAAACCTGCGAGCTCTGATAAACTCCAGAACATTTAACGCGCTCCCATCgcacttccagcagcagcttctgtaCCTCCTTCCAGAAGTTGACAGACAG GTTGGGGCTGATGGGCTGATGCGTCTCAGTGGCAGTGCTCTGAATAACGAATTTTTCACCCACGCTGCTCAGAGCTGGAGAGAACGACTAGCTGATG GTGAATTCACGCATGAAATGCAAGTTCGAATTCGGCAGgagatggaaaaggagaagagagtgGAACAATGGAAGGAGAAGTTCTTTGAGGACTACTATGGGCAGAG GTTGGGCTTGACCCAAGAAGAATCCCAGGAGCAGAATTTGGTGCAAGAAGATGCTGAGAACAGGACAGGACTGTCTGTTAAAGGAGAAGCAAGATTGCCACGTGGTCCTACTACACGGCAGAGAGATGGGCACTTCAAGAAACGCTCCCGGGCCGACCTGCGGTGCAGAGCTAGGAGGAGCCTGTACAAATTACGTGAATCTGAGCAAAAGGAGGCTTCCAAAGAGACTGCCTCTGTGGGACCAGATTCCTCTCTTCGTAAAGAGACCAAACCTGAGATGGACCTGAAGAAAGATGATCCGACAAGCGCTTCTACTGCAGTCCTGAATCCAGAGAGTTCAGAATTGCATCTCTCTCCAGAGACTTCCAAGTCGCGCAGTAAATCGGAAGATCCGTCAttggcagcagcaagcagaatTCCTAGTTTGCCCCAGGAGAACTCAGCTCGGGAGTCAAAGGACCAGAAGAGGAAATGCTTTGAGGAGGCTGCCTCTGCATCCTTCCCCGAAAAGAAGCCCCGGCTTGAAGATCGTCAGTCCTTTCGTAACACAATTGAAAGTGTTCACCCAGAAAAGCCACAGCCTACTAAAGAGGAGCCAAAAGTCCCACCCATCCGG attCAACTTTCACGTATTAAACCACCCTGGGTGGTTAAAGGTCAGCCAGCTTACCAAATATGCCCCAGGATCATCCCCAACACGGAGCCCTCCAGCCGGGGCAGGAGCGGGGCCCGAACACTCGCAGACATTAAAGCCCGTGCTCTGCAGGCCCGAGCCCAGCGAGAAGCTGCTACAGCTGCCATCGGAGGCGGGGGCGGCCCAGGCGGAGGGAGAAGCACAGACGAAGGAGGTGGCGGAGGAGAATCCAACAGCCACACAGAGCACAGGAGATCAAAGAGAACTCATGGAAAGCGTTCGTCAGATCTACAACGAACACAATTACTGTCGGCTCTCCGTCTAAATGGAGAAAAGGCTGACTCTGAGACGGCTGCTCAGGCAGCTAGCGCGGATTCCTTTGCCTCTTCAACACAAGACTCCTTTTCCTCAAAGAGTGAGAGAAGTGGCATTCCAGAACGCACGGCAGGCACTAGCTCAGGGGAAGCTCAGCCCGTGGCTGGCTCGCCTAGAAGGCagttctgtgatgctgtgactGGGTCGTCATCTGACAGCGCAGCTTTGGAGAGGCGGGAGGAGAGCTCTGAACAGCTCCTCTGTGATGCAAGGACTGAAACCCCAGCTTGTGTTGCATCAGAGGAGAGGCAAAGTACAAAGCTGAAATGCCTGGTTCCTCCAGTAAACGGTCTGTCTTGTTCTCAGGTACAGGGAGCTGCGATCAGTCCTACAGGAGATGGGATTCTGTCAGAACTCAAGGATGGTAGCTCTCCCCCAGTACAGTTGGATTATCATCCTGATGTAAAGGAAAATTCCTCCAGTTGTCCTACTCTTCCGCCAGAATTGTCATCAGGTGGTAAAGAATGCCATCAGCCAGAATGCCATGAGCCAGAAGTGATATCTAGATTTAGATGTAATGGCTCTGAAACGTTTGTGGAACAGTGTACGAGAAATGATAGTGATAACTCCAGAACAGCGACTACTGGAGTGGAGAAAGTAATGCCCGCACGGTATCAGTTCACACATCTGcaggcagagaaagagagagaaggccAAACAAGTAATGAAGAACAGAATACAGAGTCTCTGGTGAAATCCTCTTTATGTGAGGACTTCATTTCTCAGAATAGGATAGATAACTCCAAAAAACTTGTGCAGCTGAGAGAGAAGTGCCCCAGAACAGAATCAGAAGATGTGTGTCAGCCACTGAGAGAGACTCAAGAGCTCAAGCTGAACGGAGACGATGAAATACAGAGTACACACAGCGAGACAACAGATACTGCTTCGGATTTTGAAGCTGACATAGCTGATGAGAACATAGAGATGGACGTATGTTTCAGAAGTGTCAGCTGCAGGGAGGTAGCCAGGAAAGACTCCTGTCAGAGTAACATTGAGAGACGTGATAGAGTTAGATCGAAGTTACCTGTGGAAACAGACAGTCTGGCCTATGCTGTGGACTTCCCTTCGGTGGCAGTGATGAGCACTGCACCTCCACCTCAGAGATGGGGGCCGCATGCACCACTGCCCCCAAAATCCGAGCGGCTGCCAGGTTCTGCTCGGCCCATATCCTCTGAAACCAACAGCCCTTTGGTGATGCAGCTGCTCAAGGGGAACCATCCACTGGAAGAAGTCATCCCAGGATCTCAAGCCAGTGTCAAGCTGGAAGTTACACAACCACCTGCAGACAAGCAGTCAGAAAGCCTCTCCGTGCAAGTGGAGAGAGGTAGCAGTTGCTATTTTGGCAAAGAATCTTCTCCAGATGTACAAGGAAAGATAAGCGCCCTAAGCAGGAGTGATGACTTCCACTCAGTGAGATCTTCTGTAGATCCCCAGGAAAAGAAGCGGGGACCAGGGGCAGCATTGCCTAGAGCAGAGGACACGGAGAATCAGTCTATTCCAGAAAAACATTCCAAAATTGACTCAGCTTTAAGCTGCCAAGACCAACTAGCAAATGTGGCAAGTGCCTCTCAGAAGCATGAAGAGATGAGCCCGcaggaaagaacattttcctcCTGTAGCTTTGAAGAGCAAAAGGAAGTGTCCAAGATCCATCGGGTGCAGCAGCGCAACCCTCTAACAAATGTTGTCACAAATAGAAGTCCTGAGAAGTTGAACCCATCTCCAGAGCCTCCGTTCTTATCTCCAAATGTGAATTCTCTTGGTCCAAATCAAACAGGGAGTACACCGGccaataaaaattacattggAGTTCAAGGCAAAAAGCTCTTTGGTTCTGGTTTTCCTTGCAACGCCAGCGTTAGACTACATCACTCGAGGGCTTCAGATCAAGTTTCAGACATGGGGACCGTGGCCCCCAGCAAACAGATGCCTCTGACCAAGAGCTGTGCATCTGGAGAAGGAATGCCAGGTGTAAGGGAAGATTGGACTTCAAAGCAGCACATGAACACCATGggagaaataagaaatgagaACGTGTTGGCATGCGACAGCCCAACCAAGAACAGTGGAGAGAAGCCGAAGGACGCAGCACAAAGCCCTGTGGAGCTAACTGAGCATTTGCAAAGTGTTCCGCTGGTTATGGACCTGCCATTTCTTAAGTTTTCAAGGGAACCAGGGAAAAGACACAATCACCCTTTGGAGCCTTCTTCCATACCTTCTCAGTTCAATATCAAACAAGCATTTTATGGGAAGCTTTCTAAGCTGCAGCTTAATTCCACCAGCTTTAATTATTCATCTAACACTCCAGCTTTTCCCAGAAGTCTTGCTGGAAGCATGATGCAGCTAACCCACAAAGCGAACTTTGCTGCAAACCATAATACATCCCTTTCTGTGCAGATGTTTGCTGATAGCAGCAGTGTTGAAGAAATATCGTTCAAGTGTTCGTGCAGCCTTAAAGCCATGATCATGTGTAAAGGCTGTGGGGCATTTTGTCATGACGACTGTATAGGACCCTCTAAGCTTTGTGTATTGTGCCTTGTGGTGAGATAA
- the NOL4L gene encoding nucleolar protein 4-like isoform X2 encodes MNDSTWISADQHLNSSLSPSQDESMRSPQNLHQEDDDSSSESCSGNGSSTLNPSTSSSTQGDSAFPEMNGNGTAAPMDFTASADDQPINLCDKLTPAHVTPSYQSDSCSTDGLRSRVKYAVKTTAESPPYSSGSYDSIKTEVSGCPEDLTVGRAPTADEDDDDHDDHEDNDKINDSEGMDPERLKAFNMFVRLFVDENLDRMVPISKQPKEKIQAIIESCSRQFPEFQERARKRIRTYLKSCRRMKKNGMEMTRPTPPHLTSAMAENILAAACESETRKAAKRMRLEIYQTSQDEPIALDKQHSRDSTAITHSSYSLPASSYSQDPVYINGSLNYSYRGYGSLGGSLQPPAPLQTGNHSNGPTDLSMKGGASSTAPSNSTSRGMQAAQLSPTEISAVRQLIAGYRESAAFLLRSADELENLILQQN; translated from the exons ATGACTCCTCGTCAGAGAGCTGCAGCGGGAATGGCTCCTCCACCCTGAACCcctccacctccagcagcacgcAGGGCGACAGCGCCTTCCCCGAAATGAACGGCAATGGCACCGCGGCCCCCATGGACTTCACCGCCTCGGCCGACGACCAGCCCATCAACCTCTGCGACAAGCTGACGCCTGCCCACGTCACCCCCTCCTACCAGTCGGACAGCTGCAGCACCGACGGGCTGCGCAGCAGGGTCAAGTACGCGGTGAAGACCACGGCAGAG TCCCCGCCGTACAGCTCCGGCAGCTACGACTCCATCAAGACCGAAGTCAGCGGCTGCCCCGAGGACCTGACCGTCGGCAGGGCCCCCACGGCCGATGAAGATGACGACGACCACGATGACCACGAGGACAACGATAAGATAAATGACTCAGAAGGGATGGACCCGGAGAGGCTAAAGGCCTTCAAT ATGTTTGTGCGCCTTTTCGTGGACGAGAACCTGGACCGGATGGTTCCCATCTCCAAGCAGCCCAAAGAGAAGATCCAGGCCATCATCGagtcctgcagcaggcagtTCCCAGAGTTCCAGGAGCGGGCTCGCAAGCGCATCCGCACGTACCTCAAGTCCTGCCGCCGCATGAAGAAGAACGGCATGGAGATG ACCCGGCCCACGCCTCCGCACCTGACCTCAGCCATGGCCGAGAACATCCTGGCCGCCGCCTGCGAGAGCGAGACGCGGAAAGCAGCCAAGAGGATGCGGCTGGAGATCTACCAGACCTCGCAG GATGAGCCGATCGCTCTCGACAAGCAGCACTCCAGAGACTCCACAGCCATCACCCACTCCTCCTATTCACTGCCAGCCTCGTCCTACTCCCAAGACCCCGTCTACATCAATGGAAGCCTGAACTACAGCTACCGTGGCTACGGGTCCCTGggaggcagcctgcagcctcccGCGCCGCTCCAGACAGGGAACCACAGTAACG GTCCGACTGATCTCAGCATGAAAGGGGGGGCCTCCAGCACGGCCCCGTCCAACAGCACCAGCAGGGGAATGCAGgctgcccagctcagccccacggAGATCAGCGCGGTGCGGCAGCTGATCGCCGGCTACCGGGAGTCCGCGGCGTTTCTGCTCCGATCTGCAGATGAACTGGAAAACCTCATTTTACAGCAGAACTGA